The following are encoded in a window of Congzhengia minquanensis genomic DNA:
- a CDS encoding TfoX/Sxy family protein yields MASSEEFVQFACEQASGAGEITYRKMFGEYGVYCDGKLFALICGDQFFLKITDAGRALCPNLKEAPPYDGAKPYFFIEDLDDRESLTKLVSVTCAALPPPRPKKVRAGRQKKA; encoded by the coding sequence ATGGCCTCGTCGGAAGAATTTGTTCAATTTGCCTGTGAACAGGCAAGCGGCGCGGGAGAAATCACATACCGCAAGATGTTTGGGGAATATGGCGTTTACTGCGACGGCAAGCTGTTTGCCCTCATCTGCGGCGACCAGTTTTTTCTAAAAATTACTGATGCGGGCCGTGCCCTGTGTCCCAATTTGAAGGAGGCCCCGCCCTACGACGGCGCGAAGCCTTATTTTTTCATTGAGGACTTAGACGACCGGGAAAGCTTAACAAAGCTTGTTTCTGTAACCTGCGCAGCGCTTCCTCCGCCCAGGCCCAAAAAGGTACGGGCAGGGCGGCAAAAAAAAGCATAA
- a CDS encoding phage holin family protein — protein MDNFITWMKLACGALAGILSFAFGGLDMLFSVLLVCILIDYVTGVLAALYEKRLNSEIGFRGILKKVMILLIVILAQMIGTAAGIEEVRDLVVGFYIANEGISVLENAGRMNVPVCKNFTKYLEQLRG, from the coding sequence ATGGACAATTTTATTACATGGATGAAACTTGCCTGCGGCGCGCTGGCGGGTATTCTCTCCTTTGCGTTTGGGGGGCTGGACATGCTGTTTTCAGTCCTGTTGGTTTGCATTTTAATTGACTACGTCACAGGGGTGCTGGCTGCGCTTTATGAAAAGCGGTTAAACAGCGAAATTGGGTTTCGCGGCATTTTAAAAAAGGTTATGATTTTGCTGATTGTAATTTTGGCGCAAATGATTGGCACAGCCGCCGGAATAGAAGAAGTGCGGGACCTGGTCGTTGGCTTTTACATTGCCAACGAGGGGATTTCCGTTTTGGAGAACGCAGGCAGAATGAACGTGCCGGTGTGCAAAAACTTTACAAAATATTTAGAGCAGCTTAGGGGTTAA